In the genome of Maribacter forsetii DSM 18668, the window TTCTACTTGAGCGGTAAAATTGTAATCTAATATGTTGGCAAAATTACTTACCAAGAAATCAGTAACGATCATACCAATATCCGTAGGCACCATTTTACCTTTATCAGAACCAACATTTTCAGTAAGGTTCTTTGTTTCTATTTTATCTGAAGCCAATATCAATTGTTGATACTTACGCTCACTACCTTCAATAGTACCTTTTTCAACATAACCTCTATTAAGAATAGTGGATATTGTTGGTGCATATGTAGATGGTCTACCAATACCCAATTCTTCTAACTTCTTAACCAAAGATGCTTCTGTAAATCTATATGGTGCTCTTGTAAAACGTTCCGTCGCTGAAATAAAGTTGTTCAACAAACGCTCACCTTGCTTCATTGCCGGCAACATACCTTCTTGTTCTTCTGCAACATCTTCATCATCTACACCTTCCATGTAAACTTTCAAGAAACCATCAAACTTTATTACTTCACCATTAGCTGTGAACTCTTCTGTATGTTTGTTGGCCTTTATTCTAACATTGGTACGTTCCAATTGCGCATCGCTCATTTGAGATGCAACGGTACGTTTCCATATTAAATCATATAATTTAGATTGATCACGCTCCAACGAAGGAGATTGATTCCCCATATCCGTAGGTCTAATGGCTTCGTGTGCTTCTTGAGCTCCTTTAGACTTCCCTTTAAAGTTTCTTGTCTCGCTATACTCTTTACCGTAGTTTTTTTCAATAGCTTCTTTGGCAGATGCTAATGCTTCGTTAGAAAGATTAACACTATCCGTTCTCATGTAGGTTATTAAACCCGCTTCATACAAACGTTGTGCTACCTGCATGGTTCTACCTACAGAAAAATATAATTTTCTTGATGCCTCTTGTTGTAAAGTAGAAGTGGTAAACGGCGCAGATGGCGATTTCTTAGCCGGTTTCTTATCTAATTTGCTTACTGAAAAATCAGCTGCTTTGTTTTTCTCTAAAAATGCCTTTGCATCTTCTTCGGTAGCGAACGTTTTGTTCAGTTTTGCTGAAAATACACTACCTGCTTCAGTTTGAAACTCTGCTGCAATCTTAAACGATGCTTGTGGCTCAAAGCCTTCAATATCTCTTTCTCGCTCAACGATTAACCTTACGGCTACCGACTGAACACGACCGGCTGAAAGACCCGGCTTAATTTTTTTCCAAAGTACGGGTGATAGTTGATAACCAACCAAACGGTCTAATACTCGTCTAGCCTGTTGTGCATTTACAAGATTGAAATTGATTTCCCTTGGATTCTCAATCGCTTTTTGAATAGCTGCTTTTGTAACTGAGTTAAAAACAATACGTTTTGTCTTCTTCTTGTCTAAACCTAGCTCTTCTGCCAAGTGCCAAGAAATAGCCTCTCCCTCGCGATCCTCATCACTCGCGAGCCATATAGTTTCTGCTTTATCCGCCAGACTCTTAAGCTTTTTCACTAAAGCTTGCTTGTCTTTATCAACTATATATTTCGGTGTAAAATCGCCTTCAACATCTACTCCCAACTCCTTTGAAGGTAAATCTGCAATGTGACCAAAGCTCGATTCTACCTTATAATCTTTTCCCAAAAACTTCTCTATAGTTTTGGCCTTTGCAGGAGACTCAACAATTACTAAATTTTTCGCCATCAACCTTGTTTATACTTACAAATGTATACTAAAAATTAAACTTTGGAATTTCAAGAATTTATTTTTCCCCATATTTCAACAGAGTTTAGCCTATAAAATCATGAAATTAATGATTATTCTAGCCGCTATATCACAAGACATAAACTAATTAGGGACTCAAATAAAAAAAGGGAAGCTAAACTAGCTTCCCTTTTTTTAACCTAATAATAATTTTACAATTGAAATGTACTTAACAATCTAATATCATTATCTACATATTCATATTGATATAATGTTTGATCACCGATCATTAACAAAGAAGAGGCCAATGGTATTACATCGTAAGCTACAATATCTTCAAAAGTATTTATCAAAGTGACATTTGGCGCATCTGATTTATCATAGACTTTTAAGCCCGAATCTCCGTCGCACACAAAAAGGGTATTATCTTTAATACCTAATCCGTTAGGACCATCCATAGGATAAATCACTTTTAATTCAGGATTTGCAAGATTAGATATATCAACTATATAAAGTCCACTTTCCGTACTACCACAGAAATTACCTCCTTTTAAAGTCACATACGCATAATCACCATCAACAACGACAGGATCACAAGCCGTACCATGCCTAAACTCTGAGATGAATTCTGGTTTTTCAGGATTCTCTATCCCATAAATATACATGCCTTGAGATCCTCCTATAAATAAAATATCTCCTTGACTGTAAATAGTTTCAATATCCCAGGCAACTTGCACATCATCCAACACTTGTACATTTTCAACATCTGTAATGTCGAAAATATTGATATCGCTATAATCGACAACATAAAGATAATCTCCAATAATCTTAAATCGTGCTAAAGAACCACCTTGACCTGTACT includes:
- the topA gene encoding type I DNA topoisomerase, which produces MAKNLVIVESPAKAKTIEKFLGKDYKVESSFGHIADLPSKELGVDVEGDFTPKYIVDKDKQALVKKLKSLADKAETIWLASDEDREGEAISWHLAEELGLDKKKTKRIVFNSVTKAAIQKAIENPREINFNLVNAQQARRVLDRLVGYQLSPVLWKKIKPGLSAGRVQSVAVRLIVERERDIEGFEPQASFKIAAEFQTEAGSVFSAKLNKTFATEEDAKAFLEKNKAADFSVSKLDKKPAKKSPSAPFTTSTLQQEASRKLYFSVGRTMQVAQRLYEAGLITYMRTDSVNLSNEALASAKEAIEKNYGKEYSETRNFKGKSKGAQEAHEAIRPTDMGNQSPSLERDQSKLYDLIWKRTVASQMSDAQLERTNVRIKANKHTEEFTANGEVIKFDGFLKVYMEGVDDEDVAEEQEGMLPAMKQGERLLNNFISATERFTRAPYRFTEASLVKKLEELGIGRPSTYAPTISTILNRGYVEKGTIEGSERKYQQLILASDKIETKNLTENVGSDKGKMVPTDIGMIVTDFLVSNFANILDYNFTAQVEEDFDEIASGDEDWKKMMKDFYKDFHPNVVDVEENADRASGERILGKDPKSGKQVSVRLGRFGPMVQIGTVDDEEKPTFASLLPEQSLNTISYEEAMDLFKLPRKLGVYEGEEVLANVGRFGPYVKFGEKFISMDKGESAFEIEMDRAIELIVAKQKADAPIAMYEDLEVTKGTGRFGPFIKWNGMFINVNKKYDFDNLSNDDIIELIEIKKQKEIDKVIHNWEEEGIRIEKARWGRHNVIKGKIKVELAKTVDVVNMSLEEAKKLIEAKTPKKKAPKKKAKAKPKTKK
- a CDS encoding LVIVD repeat-containing protein, giving the protein MKNFLLLVCAIALSAFVSCDDDGPYEDYQVARPILQDAITFKAEAVSVTEPVPIVSSGKIYAYGNYIFVNDVNKGFHVIDNQNPSSPESIAFIKLEGNNDISIKDDKIYADSYGDLVIFDISDINNIAVDSRIVNAIYNNGVWATEIEYPQADFYEYGDIDYDRDIVIGWEVVTERRPVEEYESRYNCDGCVVDTLESSNDSPQPSTGQGGSLARFKIIGDYLYVVDYSDINIFDITDVENVQVLDDVQVAWDIETIYSQGDILFIGGSQGMYIYGIENPEKPEFISEFRHGTACDPVVVDGDYAYVTLKGGNFCGSTESGLYIVDISNLANPELKVIYPMDGPNGLGIKDNTLFVCDGDSGLKVYDKSDAPNVTLINTFEDIVAYDVIPLASSLLMIGDQTLYQYEYVDNDIRLLSTFQL